In the genome of Actinomadura luzonensis, the window GACATCGCCGTGGCCCCGCTGCCGGCGGTGCAGCAGAGCCTCAGCGGGTTCGGCTCGTTGTCGCAGATCGTCGTCCAGGCGACCGGCGCCGGCACCACCACGACGGCGCAGTCCGAGGTCACGGCTATCCTCAACCAACGACACGGCATCACCAACAACAACCCCGACTACCGCGTGCTGAACCAGGCCACGTTGCAGGAGACCGTCAGTGAGGCGACCGGCACCTTCACCGTGCTGCTCGGCGCCGTCGCCGCGATCTCGCTGCTGGTCGGCGGCATCGGCATCACCAACATCATGCTGGTGACCGTCACCGAGCGCACCCGCGAGATCGGCATCCGCAAGGCGATCGGCGCCCCGCGGAGCGCGATCCTGGGCCAGTTCCTCATGGAGGCGACCCTGCTGAGCCTCGTGGGCGGGTTGTCCGGCGTGCTGGTGGCCTTCCTCGGCACCAGGCTCACCATCGCCGGCATCGAGCCGGTCCTCGTGCCGTCGTCGGTGGCGCTCGCCCTCGGCGTGTCGGTGGGGATCGGGTTGTTCTTCGGCAGTTATCCGGCGAACCGGGCGGCCAAGCTCCGGCCGATCCAGGCTCTGCGCCACGAATAAGGAGAGTCACATGTCGCAGCAGCTCGACTCCTCGCCGTTCCCCGACGACCTGGGCGAGGAACTGTCCGCCCAGCCCCGCCAGGGCATGTCGAAGCTCACGATGGCGCTGGCCGCCGGGGTGGTGCTGGTGGCCGGGATCCTCATCGGCATCCAGGCCGGCAAGCTGTTCGGCGGTGACGACGCCGGCGCCGCCGCCGCCGCGCCGGGCCAGCGCGCCATGGGCGGCGGGTACGCCCAGCAGCAGGGCGGCGCGCCGCCCGGGTACGGCCAGCGCGGGCAGAACGGCGGCTTCGGCGGCCAGGGCCAGCGCATGGGCGGCATGGGCGGCGGCACGTTCGGCACCGTCGAGAAGGTCGAGGACGGCAAGGTCTACGTCAAGACCATGGACGGCGCCACGGTCACCGTCACCACCACCGACCAGACCACCGTCCAGATCGCCAAGCCCGGCAAGGTCACCGACCTGGAGAAGGGCGGCAACGTCACGGTCCGCGGCCAGCAGGGCGGCGACGGCTCGGTGACGGCGACCTCGATCACCCAGGGCGGCCAGCAGTTCCCGGGAGGCGGCCCGCGATGAGCCGCCCCGAGCCCGAGGCCAGGCTGCTGGTGGTCGACGACGAGCCCAACATCAGGGAGCTGTTCTCGGCCAGCCTGCGCATGGCCGGGTTCGAGGTGCTGACCGCCGCCGACGGGCGGGAGGCGCTGCGGGTGGCCGAGGAGAGCACGCCCGACCTGGTGATGCTCGACGTCATGCTGCCCGACCTGGACGGCCTGACGGTCGCGGGCAGGCTGCGGTCCCGCGGCCGCCGGGTCCCGGTCCTGTTCGTGACCGCGAAGGACACGCCGGAGGACCGCCTCGCCGGGCTCGGCCTCGGCGAGGACTACGTCACCAAGCCGTTCAGCCTGGAGGAGGTCATCGCCCGCATCAGGGCCGTGCTGCGCCGCACCCGGCGCGGCACCCCGCCGCCCAACCGGTTGCGCGTCGCCGACCTGGAGCTGGACGAGGAGACCCACGAGGTGTGGCGCGACGGCCTGCCGGTGAAGCTGTCGCCGACGGAGTTCCGGCTGCTGCAGTACTTCATGCTCAACGCGGGACGGGTGCTGTCGAAGACCCAGATCCTCGACCACGTCTGGAACGGCGACTGGCGGACCGACGTCGGCCTCGTCGAGTCGTACGTCTCCTACCTGCGCCGCAAGGTGGACACCGGCGAGCGCAAGTACCTGCACACCCTCCGGGGCGTCGGCTACATCCTGCGCCCGCCGCGCGGCCTGTGAGCGGCGTACGGCCGGCGCGCCGCCCGCCCTGGGTGCGCGGCGTGCGCAAGCACCTGGCCAGGACGCCGCTGTGGGCCAGGCTGGTGTCGGCGACCCTGCTGCTGGTCACGCTGGCGATCACGCTGACCGGCCTGTTCGCCGTGCGGCTGCTGCGCGGCTACCTCGTCGAGCGGGTGGACCAGCAGCTCCACGCCGCCACCGGGCCGCGCGACACACCGCCGCCGCCGCCCGAGCCGCGGCCCGTGGGCAGCCGCCCGCAACGTTTCCTCGGCCTGTTCCACGTCGTGGTGCTGGACGCGAACGGCGTCCCGATCCGCACGCTCAGCGAGTCGACGGCCGCGCACACGCCCGCCCTGCCCCGGCTGGCCGCCGGCGACGTGGCCGCGCTGCGGGGCCGGCCGTTCACCGTCGAGTCGCGCGACCCCGGCGGCCCGAGCTGGCGGGTCGTCGCCGTCCCCGGGCGCGAGAACGAGAGCCGGGTGGTCGCCATCAACCTGGGCGACGTGGACGACACCGTCTCCCAGCTCGCCCTCATCGTGGCGGTGGGCGGCGGCGGCACCGTCGTGGTGCTCGGCTTCGCCTGCTGGTGGCTGGTGCGCCGCAGCCTGCGTCCGCTGCAGGAGATCTCCCGCACCGCCAACGACATCGCGGGCGGCGACCTGTCGCGCCGCGTCCCCCTCTGGCCCGGCACCACGGAGGTCGGCAAGCTCGGCCGTTCGCTCAACACCATGCTGGCCCGCATCGAGGACGCCGTGCGCGAGCGCGAGGAGGCCGCCGAGTCGGCCCGCCGCTCCGCGACCGCGGCCCGCCGCTCGGAGGAGCTGATGCGCCGCTTCATGGCCGACGCCTCGCACGAGCTGCGCACGCCGCTGACCTCGATCAGGGGGTTCGCCGAGCTGTACCGGCTGGCGGAGGAGAAGGACCTGGAGGAGGCGGTGCGGCTGCTCGGCCGCATCGAGGGGCAGGCGGCCCGGATGGGCCTGCTGGTGGAGGACATGCTGCTGCTGGCCCGCCTCGACCAGCGGCGCGCGCTGGCCACCCGGCCGGTCGACCTGCTCAGCCTGGCCGCCACCGCGGTCATCGACGCCCAGACGCTGGCGCCGGAGCGGCGTATCGAGCTGGTGCGGCTGTTCGACGGGGACGGCGACGTGCTCGTGACCGGGGACGAGACGCGCCTGGCGCAGGTGCTGGGCAACCTCGTCACCAACGCGCTCACCCACACGCCCGCGGGCACGCCGTTCCAGGTGCGCGTCGGGCTGGACGGCGACCAGGCCGTGGTGGAGGTCGCCGACGAGGGGCCCGGGTTCCCGCCCGAGGTGGCCGAGCGGGTGTTCGAGCGGTTCTACCGGGCCGATCCGGCGCGCAGCACGGGCGGGTCGGGGCTCGGGCTGTCCATCGCGGCGACGCTGGTGGAGGCGCACGGCGGGGTGATCGTGGCCGAGAGCGAGCCGGGCAAGGGGGCGCTGTTCCGGGTGATCCTGCCGGTGGACCCGCCGGCGCGCGAGCCCGTCACGTAGCCGCCACGGGCCTGGTGATGGGGGTCAGCCGAAGGCGTAGCCGTACAGGCCGGTGCCCTTGGCCAGCTCGCGGATCCTGCCGAGCCGCAGCCCCGCCTGGCGCGAGCCCGGCGCGTACAGCACCAGCCCCTGGTCGGGCGCGGCCACCACGAGCCCGTCGAGCGGCCGGCCCCGCTCCAGGGTGCGGAAGCGCCCGCCGCCGGGCAGCGCCGCCAGCGCGGCCCCGAAGTCGCGTCCCGAGCCCTTGAGCAGCAGGTTGCCCTCGCGGGTCAGCCCGCCGGCGGCGCGGCCCGCGAGCACCTGCACGGCGCGCTCGCCGGGCACGCCGATCGCCAGCTCGTCGCGGCCGTCGCCGTTGAAGTCGCCGGCGGCCAGCGCCGCGCCGAAGCGGTCGTAGTAGCGGGGCCTGCCCTCCAGGGTGTTCTGCGACCACGCCTCGCTCCGGCCGGTACGCAGGCCGGCGCGGGAGCCGTACAGGACGTCCACCGTGCCGTCGCCGTAGTCCATGGCCCGCTGGTTCGCGCTCAGGCCCTCGCCCGGGACGCCGATGGCGAGGTCGGCGCGGCCGTCGCCGTTGAAGTCGCCGGTGGCGAGCGCGGCGCCGAAGGCGTCCCACTTCTCGGCGGCGCCCTTGATGCCGGGGCTGCTCTGGGTGAGCTGCCTGGAGCGGCGGGCGCGCACGTCCAGCACCGTGACCGAGCCCTGGCCGTCCTGCGTGACGCTGTCGGCGGGGGCGCCGACGACCAGCTCGTCCTTGCCGTCGCCGTCGAAGTCGCCGGTGGCGAGCGCGGCGCCCCACTGGTCGGTGACGTGCGCGCTCTGCCGCACCCACGAGGTCTTCTGGGTGATCTGGTACGGCTTGCGGCCCTTCATCCAGTACACCGTGACCGAGCCGCCGGAGCGCTGGCTGGGCGCGCCGACGACCAGCTCGTCCTTGCCGTCGCCGTCGAGGTCCCCGGCGGTGAGCGCGGCCCCGAACCGGTCGCTGGACGGCTTGGCGAGCCGCAGCTCCTCGCCCTTGACCAGGCCGCCGGTGGTGCCGCGGAAGAGCTGGACGACGCCGTTGCCGTCGCCTCCCGGGACGCGCTCGCCGGTGAACTCCTCCGACACCCCGACGGCGAGGTCGGCGCACTCGTCCCCGTCGAAGTCGCCGACGGCGAGGGCGGAGCCGAAGGAGTCGCCCGGCTCCGCGCCCTCACCCTGCGTAAGGGTAGCCCTGACGCCGGAGCCGTACATGACGGTCACCGAGCCGGCCCGGTCGCGGTCGTAGGGGGCGGCGACGGCGAGGTCCGCGCGGCCGTCGCCGTCGAAGTCGAGCGGGTGCCCGCCGCACGAGCGGGCGGCGCCGCCGGCGAGCGGGTCGGCGGTGAGGGGGAGGACCAGGCAGGCGGCGAGCAGCGCGTTCATACCGCTAGTGATGTCCGCCCGGTGCGAACCTGGATTTAACGCCGCGGGAACGTGCCAGGATAGTCGGGTGGACATCGACCTCGCGGACTTGGACTTCTGGCGCAGACCGCTCAAGGAGCGCAACGAGGCGTTCGCCCGGCTCCGGCAGCTGGAGCATCCGGTGTTCTTCCCGGAGAAGAAAGTGCCCTTCCTGCGCTCGGGCAAGGGCTTCTACGCCCTGGTGCGGCACGCCGACGTGGTCGAGGCCAGCCGCAACGCCAAGGTCTTCTCCAGCGAGCCCGCGGTCACCAATCCCGAGCCGCCCGGCTGGGTGAAGCAGGTGTTCGGCGAGTCGATGGTCAACATGGACGACCCGCGCCACGCCCGGCTGCGCCGCATCGTGACCCGCTCGTTCAGCCCGAAGATGCTGGCCGGGCTGCAGAGCGACATCGAGGCCGCCTGCGCCCGCATCGTCGACGACGTCGTCAGGGACGGCCCCCGCGACTTCGTCCAGCAGGTCGCCGCCCGCCTGCCCATCCACGTCATCTGCGACATGCTGAACATTCCGCAGGAGTTGCGGGAGAAGGTCCACCAGCACGTCGACATCTCCACCGCCTACACCGGCGTGCGCCCCAGCCTGGCCCGCAGCGTCCAGATGGCCGGCCAGAACATGCTGGCCCTGCTCGCCCTCCAGCGCATGGTGATCAAGCTCGGCCACGAGCGCGTCGCCGAGCCCACGGGCGACCTCGTCTCGCTGCTGGTCAACGCCAACGTCGACGGCGAGAAGCTGACCGACAAGGAGCTCGGCTCGTTCTTCTCGCTGCTGCTCGTGGCGGGCAACGAGACCGCGCGCAACACCATGGCCCACGGCATCAAGCTCCTCACCGACAACCCGGCGCAGCGCGAGCTGCTGATGAGCGACTTCGACGCGCACATCGGCAACACCATCGAGGAGATGGTCCGCTACGTCTCGCCGATCATGCAGTTCCGCCGCACGGTCACCGAGGACTACACGCTGCGCGGGCTGGAGCTGAAGAAGGGCGACAAGGTCGTGCTCTTCTACGGCTCCGCCAACCGGGACGAGTCGGTCTTCCCCCACGCCGACACCTTCGACATCACCCGCGAGACCAAGCCGCACGTCGGCTTCGGCGGCCCCGGGCCGCACTTCTGCCTCGGCGCAAACCTCGCGCGGCAGGAGATGCGCACCATGTTCCGCGAGCTGCTGACCCGGCTGCCGGAGATCCGCTCGGTGGGCGAGCCGGAGCTGCTGCTGTCCAACTTCGACAACAGCGTCCGCAGCCAGCCCTTCACCTTCTGACGACGCGCCCCCCGCCGCGACCCGGCGGTCAGTCCGCGGCGAGCACGTTCGTCCTGATGGTGAGGAACGTGACCAGCGCCGACACCGCCATCATCGCCGCGCTGACCAGCATCGCGCTGCGGAAGCCCGCGTCGAACACCGGCGGGTTCTCGAACGCCTCGCCCACCAGCCCCACCAGCGGCGGCACGGCGGCCACCGCCAGCAGGCCGCCGGTGCGGGCCACCGCGTTGTTGACGCCGCTGGCGGTCCCCGCGTACCGCTCGTCGGCGGTGGCCAGCACGGTCGCCGTCAGCGGCGCCACCGCCGCCGACAGCCCGAGCCCGAACAAGGTCACCGCCGGCAGCACCTGCAGCGGGTACGACGCGCCGAACCCGATCGTGCTCATCGCCACGAACCCCGCCCCCGCCAGCAGGATGCCGAGCGTCATCGGCCAGCGGGGGCCGTACCGCTTGGCGACGTCCCCGGCCTTCGCCGACAGCAGCAGCATCAGCACCGTGGCCGGCAACATCGCCAGCCCCGCCGCGATCGGCGAGAAGCCCGACACCACCTGCAACTGCACGACCAGCAGGAAGAACACCACGCCCATGGCGGCGTACATGACGAGCGTCACGACGTTGACGGCCGTGAACACGTGGTTCCTGAACAGCCCGACCGGCACCAGCGCCTCCGGCGAGCGGCGCACCTCGACCGCCACGAACGCCGCCGCCAGCACCAGCCCGGCCGCCAGCGGCAGCGGCGCGCCCTTCTGGATCAGCCCGTACGTGATGCCCGCCAGCGCCAGGGCCGCCAGCGCCGAGCCCAGCACGTCGAACCGGCCGGCCGCCTGCTCGTCCCTGCTCTCCGGCACGTGCCGCAGCGCCACGAGCACCACGAGCGCCGCGAACGGCAGGTTGACCAGGAACGCCCACCGCCAGCCCACGCTCTGCACCAGCCAGCCGCCGAGCAGCGGCCCCGCCGCGCTGGCCACCCCGCCGAGCCCCGACCACGCCCCGACCGCCTTCGGCCGGTCCTCGCGCGCGAACGACGCCTGGATGATCGCCAGCGAGCCCGGCGTCAGCAGCGCGCCGCCGACGCCCTGGAGCGCGCGGGCGGCGATCAGGAACTCGATGTTCGGCGACAGGCCGCACAGCGCCGAGGCCACGGCGAACCAAACCGTGCCGATGACGAAGACGTTGCGCCGCCCGTACCGGTCGCCGAGCGAGCCGCCCAGCAGGATCAGCCCCGCCAGCGTCAACGTGTAGGCGTTGACCGTCCACTGCAGCCCGTCCATGCCCGCGTCCAGCTCGCGCCCCAGGAACGGCAGCGCGACGTTGACGACGGTGCTGTCGAGCAGGGCCAGCCCGGAGCCGAGCACGGTCGCGAGCAGCACCCACCGGCCGCGCGCCGACCCGAGCGCCAGATGTCCCCCCAAATCGGACGTCATGCGCCCAATCCTGTCACCACCCCCACCCCTGACGATCACCCACCCCCGCCACCCACCCGCTGCGACTCGCCGACGGCCGACGGGCCGACGGGCCGACGGGCCGACGGGCCGACGGGCCGGCTCACTGCCCGGGCGACTGCCGGGTGGCGACCTGCGACCTGGCTCAGTCCGCCGCCGACCGGCTGCCGAGCGCCCGCAGCACGAAGTCGCTCACCAGCCCCGCCGCCTCCTCGACCGACACGTTCCCGCTGATCAGCGGCACCCGCTCCGCCCCGATCACCGCCAGGATCATCCGCGCCGTGGCCGCCACGTCCACCACCCGGAAGTCCCCCGCGGCGGCCCCGCTCTCTAGGATCGCCACCAGCACCCGCTGCATGGGCGCGACGTGCTCGGCGAGCTGCTGGTAGGCGTCCGGCCCGAGCGCCGCGCTGAGATCGGCCGCCCCCGGATGCGGGTGCGCCAGCAGCCCTTCGAGCTGCAGCCGCACGTACCCCCGCAGCCGATCGGCCGGCGCGGCGTCCCCGGGCAGCTCCCGCTCCAAGCTGTCGATGAAGTAACGCGTCACCTGCTCGGTGAACGCCAGCAGCAGCGCCGCCTTGTCCGGGAAGTAGTTGTACAGCACGGTACGGGTGATGCCGGCCTCGCCCGCGACGTCGGTCATGGAGATCGCGTCGATGCCCTGTGTCCTGGACAGGCGCGCGACGGCCTGGAGGATGCGGTCGCGCGTCTGAGCACGATGCTCACCGATGGTGGCGGCCGAGATCCGGGGCATAAGCCCATGGTAGGCCCGCCCCCCTCCACGCCGCGGTCACCGATCCACTGGACAGATCCAGGTGGATGCTCCGGCCGTGCTTACATGAGCCATGCGGCGCCTGCCTTCCGCTACGACCTCGGCGTGCTCAAAGTGCGGCCTGGCAGCATCCATGTCCGGGACGCGTCGTCGGGGGCCGTGGTCTACGAGGGGCCCGACGCCGAAGCCGTACCCGCCCTCATGGACGAACTGGTCGGCTGGCTCAACGAAGGCGACCTCGACGCGCCGAGTTACGTGCGGGCCGCGATGGCGCACTTCAACCTGGTGAGCATCCACCCATGGCGGGACGGGAACGGCCGCATGTCGCGCGCGCTGCAGACCCTCATCCTCGGCCGTGACCAGATCCTGACACCGGAGTTCTCCTCCATCGAGGAATGGCTGGGGAGCAGCGCACCACGATCGAGTACTACGACGTCCTCGGCGCGGTGGGCGGCCGGGGGTGGGATCCCCACGGCGACACGCTCGACTGGGTGCGCTTCTGTCTCAAGGCGCATCACCTGCAGGCGCAGAGGGTCCGGCGCCGGTTGTCGGAGGCGGGGGAGATCTGGTGACTGCTGGAGGAGCAGGTGGACGGCGACGGGCTCAACACGCGCGCCTTGTACGAGGCGTTCGTCAGCCGCCGCCTGCGTCGCAGCCGCTACCATGCCGACGAGGACCTGAGCCAAGGCCAGGCGGCCCGCGACCTGCGCGACCTCACCGCCACGCGATGGCTCCAGCCGTACGGCGAGACGAAGGGCCGTCACTACGAGGCGGGGCGGCCGCGGCTGGGCCGGCTCAAAGCCGAGTTCGCCGAGCGCGTCACACCCCTGCGGGACCCGTACCGCGAGCTGTAGCGACCAGCGCCGCGCTGCCTCGCCGCCCCGATTCCCGTAGGACCGATGACGCGGCACCTGGCAAGCACGGCCGGGCGTCGGCTCAGGCCAGTGCCACGCCCAGGGATGTCCCGTACGCCCGGTCCCGTACGCCCTGTCCTGCCCGCGACTGCCGGCTGCTTGTCGCATACCGCCGCCCGATCGGGCGCGGGCCGCTCACCCGGGGGTCGTGGATGCGTCAGGCGGCGGTCCGGACGACGTGCAGCAGTTCGGTCAGGACTTCCGTGTTGAGCTGGTACGCCAGCTTGACCTCGCGGATCATCCGGCGGCGTTCGCGCTCGTCCAGGTCGAGGCCGAGGGTGTCCAGGCGGGCGCGGTACTCGTTCTTGAAGCGGGGGAGGCTGCCCAGCTCGTCGAAGAAGTAGAAGTCGACGCCGCCGCCCTTGCCGTAGCCGTAGATCTTCTGGAGCTCCATGCGGATGAACTGGCCGCCGGACAGGTCGCCGAGGTAGCGGGTGTAGTGGTGGGCGACGTAGCCGCAGGGCCAGTCGGCCACCTGCTGGATGCGGGCCACGAGGGTGCGCGTGGACTTGGAAGGGCTTATGCGGTCACGCCAGGACGGGCCGTAGATGGTCGACAGGTCACGTTCCAGCGCGGGCTCGCGGTACAGCTCGGGGAAGACGAACGCGCCGGCGACCGGGTGGTCGGCCAGGGCGCGGGACACACCGTCGAGGGCGACGTACGCGAAGTAGTGCTGGGCCACCATCTCGCCGTATTCGTGCTCCGTCAGGCGGCCGGCCATGAGCTCGCTGAGGTAGCCCTCGGACTCCGCTGACTGGTGGTCTCCCCAGGTGGCGTTCTTCAAGGTTTCGGAGAACGGCGTTGTCACGGTCCACCCTCAATCGCACAGTACTTTCATGACGAAGTGTCACAAACACGCGGATAACACGTCAACCCTTTGATGACACCATGTCATCAAAACCTACCTCCCTCTCCCTGTACCCGCTGACGTGGTCACTAGCTGGGGCGATCCGGTGGCGGAGCGGTCAGCGGGTGTAGCGGTGCTTGGCGCCCGGCGGGAAGTACTCCGGGTCGCCGCTCTCGCGCAGCCGGACGAACGGCATCTGCTGGGGCGCCGGCACGTACGCGGCGAACTCGCTGTTCAGACGCAGGAGCTGGGCCAGGATCGACTGGCCGACGGCCTGCGCGACCTCGTCGGACGGCTTCTCGCCCGGCATCAGCTCCACGGTGACGGTCAGATGCCGGTCGCGGCGGGCGTCCTCCGCCACCTCCACGACGAACTTGCCGGTCACCGCCCCCGCCACCTCCGGCTGCTCCAGGCCCACCGCGATGTTCTCCGGGTACACGTTCGCGCCGTAGTAGGAGACCGTGAAGTGGCTGCGGCCGAAGACGTACACGAAGGGCCGCTCGGCGCCGGGCGCCGACGGCTCGAACCCGTGGTCGCGGGCGAAGCCGAGCATGCGCGCGTACGGGAGCACGCCGCCCTGGTCGGCGATGTGATAGCGGATGAGCGGAATGCCGTTGTCGCCGGAGAACAGCAGCGTGCCCTCGTGCTCCTCGAAGAAGCGCACCTGCGGGTCGTACTGGAGGAGGGACGGCAGCCGGGACTCGCCGAACAGCTCCCTCGCCACATCGGGACGGGCCGCCAGGAAACGGCGCAACTCGACCGACAGCGGGGTCTCGTTGCCGAGGACACCCGCGTCGGCGGTGCCGTACAGGGAGGCGATCCCGCGCAGCGGGTCGGCGATGCCGGCGCGCTCGCACACCAGCGTGCGCCACTCCTCGCTGAAG includes:
- a CDS encoding response regulator transcription factor; this encodes MSRPEPEARLLVVDDEPNIRELFSASLRMAGFEVLTAADGREALRVAEESTPDLVMLDVMLPDLDGLTVAGRLRSRGRRVPVLFVTAKDTPEDRLAGLGLGEDYVTKPFSLEEVIARIRAVLRRTRRGTPPPNRLRVADLELDEETHEVWRDGLPVKLSPTEFRLLQYFMLNAGRVLSKTQILDHVWNGDWRTDVGLVESYVSYLRRKVDTGERKYLHTLRGVGYILRPPRGL
- a CDS encoding sensor histidine kinase; the protein is MRKHLARTPLWARLVSATLLLVTLAITLTGLFAVRLLRGYLVERVDQQLHAATGPRDTPPPPPEPRPVGSRPQRFLGLFHVVVLDANGVPIRTLSESTAAHTPALPRLAAGDVAALRGRPFTVESRDPGGPSWRVVAVPGRENESRVVAINLGDVDDTVSQLALIVAVGGGGTVVVLGFACWWLVRRSLRPLQEISRTANDIAGGDLSRRVPLWPGTTEVGKLGRSLNTMLARIEDAVREREEAAESARRSATAARRSEELMRRFMADASHELRTPLTSIRGFAELYRLAEEKDLEEAVRLLGRIEGQAARMGLLVEDMLLLARLDQRRALATRPVDLLSLAATAVIDAQTLAPERRIELVRLFDGDGDVLVTGDETRLAQVLGNLVTNALTHTPAGTPFQVRVGLDGDQAVVEVADEGPGFPPEVAERVFERFYRADPARSTGGSGLGLSIAATLVEAHGGVIVAESEPGKGALFRVILPVDPPAREPVT
- a CDS encoding FG-GAP and VCBS repeat-containing protein, translating into MNALLAACLVLPLTADPLAGGAARSCGGHPLDFDGDGRADLAVAAPYDRDRAGSVTVMYGSGVRATLTQGEGAEPGDSFGSALAVGDFDGDECADLAVGVSEEFTGERVPGGDGNGVVQLFRGTTGGLVKGEELRLAKPSSDRFGAALTAGDLDGDGKDELVVGAPSQRSGGSVTVYWMKGRKPYQITQKTSWVRQSAHVTDQWGAALATGDFDGDGKDELVVGAPADSVTQDGQGSVTVLDVRARRSRQLTQSSPGIKGAAEKWDAFGAALATGDFNGDGRADLAIGVPGEGLSANQRAMDYGDGTVDVLYGSRAGLRTGRSEAWSQNTLEGRPRYYDRFGAALAAGDFNGDGRDELAIGVPGERAVQVLAGRAAGGLTREGNLLLKGSGRDFGAALAALPGGGRFRTLERGRPLDGLVVAAPDQGLVLYAPGSRQAGLRLGRIRELAKGTGLYGYAFG
- a CDS encoding cytochrome P450 codes for the protein MDIDLADLDFWRRPLKERNEAFARLRQLEHPVFFPEKKVPFLRSGKGFYALVRHADVVEASRNAKVFSSEPAVTNPEPPGWVKQVFGESMVNMDDPRHARLRRIVTRSFSPKMLAGLQSDIEAACARIVDDVVRDGPRDFVQQVAARLPIHVICDMLNIPQELREKVHQHVDISTAYTGVRPSLARSVQMAGQNMLALLALQRMVIKLGHERVAEPTGDLVSLLVNANVDGEKLTDKELGSFFSLLLVAGNETARNTMAHGIKLLTDNPAQRELLMSDFDAHIGNTIEEMVRYVSPIMQFRRTVTEDYTLRGLELKKGDKVVLFYGSANRDESVFPHADTFDITRETKPHVGFGGPGPHFCLGANLARQEMRTMFRELLTRLPEIRSVGEPELLLSNFDNSVRSQPFTF
- a CDS encoding MFS transporter, whose product is MTSDLGGHLALGSARGRWVLLATVLGSGLALLDSTVVNVALPFLGRELDAGMDGLQWTVNAYTLTLAGLILLGGSLGDRYGRRNVFVIGTVWFAVASALCGLSPNIEFLIAARALQGVGGALLTPGSLAIIQASFAREDRPKAVGAWSGLGGVASAAGPLLGGWLVQSVGWRWAFLVNLPFAALVVLVALRHVPESRDEQAAGRFDVLGSALAALALAGITYGLIQKGAPLPLAAGLVLAAAFVAVEVRRSPEALVPVGLFRNHVFTAVNVVTLVMYAAMGVVFFLLVVQLQVVSGFSPIAAGLAMLPATVLMLLLSAKAGDVAKRYGPRWPMTLGILLAGAGFVAMSTIGFGASYPLQVLPAVTLFGLGLSAAVAPLTATVLATADERYAGTASGVNNAVARTGGLLAVAAVPPLVGLVGEAFENPPVFDAGFRSAMLVSAAMMAVSALVTFLTIRTNVLAAD
- a CDS encoding TetR/AcrR family transcriptional regulator — protein: MPRISAATIGEHRAQTRDRILQAVARLSRTQGIDAISMTDVAGEAGITRTVLYNYFPDKAALLLAFTEQVTRYFIDSLERELPGDAAPADRLRGYVRLQLEGLLAHPHPGAADLSAALGPDAYQQLAEHVAPMQRVLVAILESGAAAGDFRVVDVAATARMILAVIGAERVPLISGNVSVEEAAGLVSDFVLRALGSRSAAD
- a CDS encoding autophagy-related protein 27 gives rise to the protein MAGEQRTTIEYYDVLGAVGGRGWDPHGDTLDWVRFCLKAHHLQAQRVRRRLSEAGEIW
- a CDS encoding biliverdin-producing heme oxygenase translates to MTTPFSETLKNATWGDHQSAESEGYLSELMAGRLTEHEYGEMVAQHYFAYVALDGVSRALADHPVAGAFVFPELYREPALERDLSTIYGPSWRDRISPSKSTRTLVARIQQVADWPCGYVAHHYTRYLGDLSGGQFIRMELQKIYGYGKGGGVDFYFFDELGSLPRFKNEYRARLDTLGLDLDERERRRMIREVKLAYQLNTEVLTELLHVVRTAA
- a CDS encoding phenylacetate--CoA ligase family protein, producing the protein MDPVELFHHVATTVPAYGAFLAEHGVDPARVRTLQDFRRLPMTTKDGYVRRHPLPDLCRDGVIGDMIAVSSGSTGVPSFWPRSASDERVIAARFEEVFRDSFAAAERRTLAVVCFALGTWVGGLFTVNCCRHLAERGYPITVVAPGTDRREIARVLPELAPHFDQVVLLGYPPFLKNVVDTEDLPWPEWNLKLVTAGEVFSEEWRTLVCERAGIADPLRGIASLYGTADAGVLGNETPLSVELRRFLAARPDVARELFGESRLPSLLQYDPQVRFFEEHEGTLLFSGDNGIPLIRYHIADQGGVLPYARMLGFARDHGFEPSAPGAERPFVYVFGRSHFTVSYYGANVYPENIAVGLEQPEVAGAVTGKFVVEVAEDARRDRHLTVTVELMPGEKPSDEVAQAVGQSILAQLLRLNSEFAAYVPAPQQMPFVRLRESGDPEYFPPGAKHRYTR